A stretch of the Ensifer sp. PDNC004 genome encodes the following:
- a CDS encoding aspartate aminotransferase family protein, whose protein sequence is MTATTPLYDTYMRAPLRFERGEGAWLIAEDGTRYLDFGAGVAVNSLGHAHPHLVEALKAQADKVWHLSNLYEIAGQESLGRRLTTVTFADKVFFTNSGAEALECAIKTARRYHFSKGHPEKFHVITFEGAFHGRTIATIAAGGQQKYIEGFGPKAPGFYQVPFGDIAAVKNAITEETAAILIEPIQGEGGIRPATKEFMQELRALCDEFGLLLILDEVQTGVGRTGKLFAYEWADIRPDIMAVAKGIGGGFPFGACLATEEAASGMVAGTHGSTYGGNPLAMAVGNAVLDVVLADGFLTHVRDVALVFRQGLASLKDRFPDVIDEIRGDGLMLGIKVKGPSADLLKEIRAEKLLAVPAGENVLRLLPPLTITAEEAREGLARIERAAEAVRKASGNAAA, encoded by the coding sequence ATGACTGCAACAACGCCGCTTTACGATACCTACATGCGCGCGCCGTTGCGTTTCGAGCGAGGAGAGGGCGCCTGGCTGATCGCTGAAGACGGCACGCGTTATCTCGATTTCGGTGCCGGCGTTGCCGTGAACTCGCTCGGCCACGCGCACCCGCACCTCGTCGAGGCGCTGAAGGCGCAGGCCGACAAGGTTTGGCACCTGTCCAACCTCTATGAGATTGCGGGCCAGGAAAGCCTCGGTCGCCGGCTGACCACAGTGACCTTTGCCGACAAGGTGTTCTTCACCAATTCGGGTGCGGAAGCGCTGGAATGCGCCATCAAGACGGCACGGCGTTACCACTTCTCCAAGGGTCACCCGGAGAAGTTCCATGTCATCACCTTCGAGGGCGCCTTCCACGGCCGCACGATCGCGACGATCGCCGCCGGCGGTCAGCAGAAGTACATCGAAGGTTTCGGGCCGAAGGCGCCAGGCTTCTACCAAGTCCCGTTCGGCGATATCGCTGCCGTCAAGAATGCGATCACCGAGGAAACTGCAGCGATCCTGATCGAGCCGATCCAGGGCGAGGGCGGCATCCGCCCGGCGACCAAGGAGTTCATGCAGGAACTGCGCGCGCTCTGCGACGAGTTCGGCCTGCTCCTGATCCTCGACGAGGTTCAAACCGGCGTCGGCCGCACCGGCAAGCTGTTTGCCTATGAATGGGCCGATATCCGTCCGGATATCATGGCGGTCGCCAAGGGTATCGGCGGCGGCTTCCCGTTCGGCGCGTGCCTGGCGACCGAGGAAGCCGCATCAGGTATGGTGGCGGGCACGCACGGCTCTACCTATGGCGGCAACCCGCTGGCCATGGCTGTCGGCAATGCCGTGCTCGACGTCGTTCTGGCCGACGGGTTCCTCACGCATGTGCGCGATGTCGCGCTGGTCTTCCGTCAGGGTCTTGCGTCGCTCAAGGACCGTTTCCCTGATGTCATCGATGAGATCCGCGGCGACGGTCTGATGCTGGGCATCAAGGTGAAGGGCCCTTCGGCCGATCTGCTGAAGGAAATTCGCGCGGAGAAGCTTCTGGCCGTGCCGGCCGGCGAAAACGTACTGCGTTTGCTGCCGCCGCTGACGATCACGGCCGAGGAGGCCCGCGAGGGCCTGGCGCGTATCGAACGCGCCGCCGAGGCGGTTCGCAAGGCAAGCGGCAACGCCGCGGCCTGA